Genomic DNA from Lagopus muta isolate bLagMut1 chromosome 19, bLagMut1 primary, whole genome shotgun sequence:
CgagcggcggcggctgcggcgggGGCTGCCCGGGCACGGCCCCGAGGCGGCGCGGccgctgcagcagctgctggagctgtacAGCGCCGTGCCGGGCATCCGCACCATCCGCGCCGACAACATCCTCATCATCGAGTCGCAGCCCGACGCCGCCGCCTGCTTCGCCGACGGGGAAGCGCCGTCCGGGCGCCGCCGCGATCCCCCCGCCGCGTCCCCTCCGCGCCGTCCCGACCCGCTGCGGGAGCTGCTGGCCCGCCGGGGAGCGGCCGTCGCCGAGATCCGCGCCGACCAGGTCCTCATCTACGAGGCGGCCGAAGCGCAGGAGCCTCTCGAGGCCGCCGAGCCGGGCACCGTCAGCCGCCTCCTGGAGAAGTTCGGCCAGCGACCGCGGGGCCGCCGTCGCCGGGGCGGGGAAGCGCCGGCCGGGGCCGCTCCCCCTCCGGCGGCTCCGGGCTCCCCGCGCTCCTCGGCTCCCCCCAAAGCGGCGCCGACCTCCCCCCGCCCCTCGGTCCGGAAGGCCGCCCCGACCTCCCCCCGCGCCGCTTCTCCCCGCGCTGCAGCCCCCCGACCGCTgccgccccccctcccccggcCGGCTGCCCCCCAGCCCGCGGGTCCCCAGGCGGTCccggtgtcccccagggctgcGACCCCCACCGGCAGTCCCCGTCTCTCCCCCCGCCCCCATGGCTGCGCCCAAAGCCGCAGTTCCCCAGGCCAACTGCTTCCTCCACAAGATCGGCTCCAACTCCTTCACTGTGACCCCCCGGGGCCTGCCCCCCCCCAGCCGTGTCCCCCAGTCTCCCCCCAGCCGCGTCCCCCAGTCTCCTCCCAGCCACATCCCCCAGTCTCCCCCCAGCCACATCCCCCAGTCTCCCCCCAGCCGCGTCCCCCAGTCTCCCCCCAGCCGTGTCCCCCAGCCCACCACCCGGAGCGTGCCGCCCAAAGGGCCGCCAGTGCCATCCACCAGCGCTGCCAATGCCAGGAGGCCAAAGCCGGAGGAGGTTGAATTGGCCGCATCACCCCCGCCCAGTGCCAGTCTGGCCCCCGGTGCCACCCAGCCTCTCTCTGCATTCGCCCCTCGGGCCGGGGGCTCCTTTGAGATCCACCCGGCCCCCAGGCCCGACCTGGCTGCCATCCCTGCTCACGACCTGCAGGCGCAGGCCTTGGCCAAGCTGCGCCTGAATTCACGCAACTCCTTCCTCTTTGTGCCCCGCCGGGAgggtggcacagctctgcctgctgcccagagccatgcAACGggaccatcaccaccaccatccccGCAGCAGAAAGTACAGAAGGAGCCCCCACAGGTTTCCGCTCCGGAGCAGGAAGAGCCGATCGCTTCCCCGCCGGCGCCTCTGGATCCGTCGGTACCTGTGACTTACATTGATGACATTGTGGAGCCGGACAGTGGGGAGCTCTCCCCGAGGGCTGTGAGGACAGAGAACTTGGATCAGCCCAGAGGAAGCGGCCCCGAGCTGGAGATGGAGATTTCCTCTGTGCCCCTCTACAGACCGCACTCCCCCGGGCTCCATCAGACGGGAGGTAACACCTTCACTGTGGTGCCCAAAAGGAAGCCCAGTGCCTCGGGGCCGCAGGGTCTTACTGAGGCTGGTGGGAGGCctcagcaggaggaagaggaggaggaggaggaaagcaaaggaagaagcaaagctgtAGAGAACGCTGATGGGCCCCAGGTGGGGACGTCCCATAAAAAGCGCTACCCCACGGTGAACGAGATCGAAGTGATCGGCGGGTATCTGTCCCTGGAGAGGTCCTGCATGAGCAAGACGGGCTCCCGCCGCAAGAAGGTAATGGCCTGGggcactgctctgagcagggagGCCCGAAGCAGCTCCTCACTGCCCTTGGCGTGGCTTCTTGCAGATGTTCTGCTGGGCAGGGAGGTGGGCAGCTTGGGGTGGTGTGCGCTCCGTGGTAACCACAGGGCCTCTCCTGCAATCTCTTCTTGGAGATACAGTGACAGACAGTGAACTGACTGGGGGATGTAGGATTGGAGGAGAGCTGTGCGGGTGGAATGGCTGTGGCTGTCCCTCAGCCCTcgctgtgctgtgtgcactgaGCTCCCAAGGATTGCTGGCGTTGCAGAGCACAGTGCCCTCCTTGGATTAGGGATCTATTGATAGAGGCTCAGGAATTAGGTCTCTATTAGGCAGAAAGAGATGAGCGCCTGCTTAACTCCTCCTGATGGGATTATGCCACCTGCCTGCTCTGTGGGACAGCAGCTGCCTCTCAGCTCTCAGACATGCAGGGTTCTCCCATTGCTTGGAGTTTCCTAAACTATGAGTTCACACAGCTTCACAAAACACGTTGGGATGTGATGGAGGCACAGCATGCTGGCAGAGCTGATGTGCTGAGATGTAGGCGTGAATTGTTCTGCTTGCCATAATGACAGGCAGCACAGGCACTGTGTCACTACAGACCCTGATTTCTGGGTTTGTGACATGTTTTTCCATagcaggcagagctgtttgACATTCCGTTACCTGAATTCCACGAGGGTTTGATGGAGTGAATCCACGCAGGTGCCtgaggcactgagcagcacaatGCGAGGGAATCCTTTGAATGGGATTCATCTCATTTGGGAGAGAGGCGGCGAGTGCTGCTCCTCTTGGCTTAATGTTCTTAAGTTCCTTCATAGGAGCTATCAGCACGTATTAATTAAGGCAGGTGGCAGATCTGAAGCAtgagagctgtgcagcagaacaggaaaTCTGCTCAGGTGTTGCCATCCTTTAAGCAGtacaaaaaggaggaagagaggtGAGGACAAAGCTAGTGCAGCGTGTTGTTGGAGGTGGACAAACGCTGCAGAAGGACACACAGGAGCCCTGGCACCTCCATCCCTGGGGCTGTTTGAATGCGTGCTCTGATCCACTTGGACCTGCTCCAGGCAGGACTTTGGGAGAGAGACATCCAGAGCTCTTTCCCAGCCTGAGGTACTGTGTGTGGCTCTTTGGCAGCTGTTGTGTCTGCAGAGTGTTGGCTTTGCGTGATGTTGGAGCCGTGGCAGTGGCTGTCTGCTCGGCAGGCGTCTGGGAGATGAAgggcagtgatgctgcagggTTTGTGCACACCATCAGTGGAGCTTGCTAAGGGTTGTGGGGGTGTTCTGTGTGGGAGCTTGCAGAGATCTCACTTCTGAGAGAGAGGTTAAAGGCGAAGGAGTGATGAACTGTCACAGTGCAGAggctgaaataaatgcaaaaaccCTTTAGGAAAGGAGGCCCAGCCTTTGGAGAGCCTTGAGTTCCTGGGTGAGATGCAGCCTTGATGTGGCTGCGTGTGGGTTTTGTGCCCGCTCCTTTCCCTGCACAGAGCACGGTGTGACTGCAGCCAGGATCTGGGGGATGCTGTAGCAAATGGAAAGAGTTCTGTTTACTCTTAACCTAGAGGATGTTTGTGGCTTTTACTCTGGATAATGAGGCTGAGTGTTGATGCCTGAAAAGGAAGGAGTTTGCATGAGAACGCATTCCTTGGTCTCTTCCCAAGAGATTGCTGTGTGTCGTCAAGGCAACCGGCCAAAAACATGAGTTGTGTTTTGTAGATATGTTGGGCTTTTCAGAAACTTGGTTTTGGTCTGAGCTGGGCAGGAGCAAACATTTCTGTGTGCTCGCATTGGGCTGCTGAGCCacccatccctgcaggctggCCCCAGCCCATCCTGGTGGCTCTGGGTGCCAAGCCCTGCTTGCGGCCTCTctgtgctctgggtgctgctgctgctgctcagggcccttTGGAAATCAGCTTTATTGCTTCTTTCAGATGCCTCAAGTGTGCAAAGCGACTCTTTGTTTTGGGGCTGGGGCTGTCTACTCCAGCTGGACAGTGAGCTGGTGGTAGGAGGAGAAGTGCGAGGGGATGGAAGAGCTGCCCCAGCTCTTTAGTAGAGGCAGCTTGAGCTGCTGAGGTGGGACAGGCGTTCACTGAGCTGTGATGGTGAACGTGGGGTTGTGTGGGACCAAGGGGGGTggagacctcactgtgctctcagTGGAGAGTGGGCTGCCTGTATGGGCAGGAGGCTGAATGCTCATCTTCCTGCAGGTCTGTCCCAGGGCCATGAGGatctgtccctctgctctgtggcCATTCCAAGAGACCTCTCcacgtggctctgggcagcctggtctggtggctggtgatCCTGtgcatagcagggggttgaaactagacgatcgttgtggtcctttccaacccaggacattctatgattctatggtatcACCATCAGTGCAGGTGCAGCAGTGCGGTGGCTGCGGGAGAGGCTGGCTGAGCTGTCAGCTCGGGCAGTGAGGACAGGATACGTGCACAGGGATGGGAGGAGACCTACTGACCCTTGTTCTAAACGAGGCACCGGGGAGAGGATGCAGAGCGTGGCTGTGACCTCTGTTCAGTGCTCATCTTCATCCTCCCTTATGGCAGCGGAAGGGAGGAGACGTCGgtctgccagcagccccaggtgcAGCCTTGCTGCAGGGTGTGGATCTTTTGGATCTCTGAGGATAAAATTTGGCTTGGGTGAGTTGACAGGAAGCAATCCTTGGTTACGTGCCAAAATAACGTACCTGGGGTTGTCAGCGTGGTAGGAATCTGAGTTTCTGTGCAGTGTGGCATGTTGGAGTGAGTGCTGGAGAAGGACTGCCAGCTGCTGGGCCTGGTGGGGAGCCCACGAGTCTGTCTGGCTTCAGGCTTTGTGCTTTAAGCATGGAGTTTGGGCTTGCCCATGAAGTCCTGCAGGCACAGAAGGTGCTCGGGCTGTGCTCATCCCTTATGTCTCATCAAGTTCATCCCCAACCCCAGTTTTTGCCCTTTTGGAGACACTTTAGGAAAGGTGACATCTAAGCCAGGCATCCGAGCCCTGTGGGTTTCAGGGTGTGAGAGCCAGCAGGCACCATGTTATTGCTGGAAGGTGAGCAGCAGCTTTGTGCAAACAGGGCTTACAAGAGCAAGATGAGTGGGATCCACATAGTTGGAACCAAACGCTCTGCAAAATTGCCTACAAAGACTGTAGTTTAGCCAGATTTTCAATGTTTTGAGCAGCTTCAAGCTTGAATGTGGCATGCAGGTACCCACGTGAATGTCTGTTGGACGGTTACTGCAGACATCCCTCAGCCTTTCAGCATGGGCAGCGTTGGGCAGCAGTTCTGTTGGTCTGACCTGCTGAGCTCCTCGCTCcgcagctttccatctgctcACTTCTGGAGGTGGTTGGTGAGAACCAGCTGTGGGCTCAGGATGCTGGCAGGGGTGAGCACCTCCAGCTGTTGCCCAGAGCTGTTTGCAGCAAGCCTGTGCCATGGGGGATTGAATtggtggcagctgctggcagtgctgtttgcAAGGTATGGCACAAATAGGTATGCCGGGTAGTGAAAGCAGGAATTTGTCTGCAGAAACCTGATGGAGATTCCTTCCCCTCTGTATTTTGGAAGGCTCAAGTCAAAGATTGGTTTTATTGACCTTTTTGAGAGCCTGTGCCTtgccattttctgtttctcatgcctgtgctgtgctgtgctggtggcactgCATTTGGCACCTTTAAGGAGGGGCTGTTGGATGTGTCTGACTGGAACGTGTTGAATTTTTGGTAGGTGAGGTCAGCAGTGGTGAGTTCTGCTCAGAAAGTTTCTGCATGTCTGAGCTCAGCCTGGGGCCCTCCCCAGCAGagatgctctgcagcagctctgggtgcccc
This window encodes:
- the TPRN gene encoding LOW QUALITY PROTEIN: taperin (The sequence of the model RefSeq protein was modified relative to this genomic sequence to represent the inferred CDS: deleted 1 base in 1 codon) yields the protein MSSAEPPPLGAGPRAQPAWKREILERKRAKLAGAAAGETESAAAAVRGPAGTGERLVVAESLGPLRENPFMRLESERRRLRRGLPGHGPEAARPLQQLLELYSAVPGIRTIRADNILIIESQPDAAACFADGEAPSGRRRDPPAASPPRRPDPLRELLARRGAAVAEIRADQVLIYEAAEAQEPLEAAEPGTVSRLLEKFGQRPRGRRRRGGEAPAGAAPPPAAPGSPRSSAPPKAAPTSPRPSVRKAAPTSPRAASPRAAAPRPLPPPLPRPAAPQPAGPQAVPVSPRAATPPAVPVSPPAPMAAPKAAVPQANCFLHKIGSNSFTVTPRGLPPPSRVPQSPPSRVPQSPPSHIPQSPPSHIPQSPPSRVPQSPPSRVPQPTTRSVPPKGPPVPSTSAANARRPKPEEVELAASPPPSASLAPGATQPLSAFAPRAGGSFEIHPAPRPDLAAIPAHDLQAQALAKLRLNSRNSFLFVPRREGGTALPAAQSHATGPSPPPSPQQKVQKEPPQVSAPEQEEPIASPPAPLDPSVPVTYIDDIVEPDSGELSPRAVRTENLDQPRGSGPELEMEISSVPLYRPHSPGLHQTGGNTFTVVPKRKPSASGPQGLTEAGGRPQQEEEEEEEESKGRSKAVENADGPQVGTSHKKRYPTVNEIEVIGGYLSLERSCMSKTGSRRKKMKISFNETSLQTMFEYPSENSLVEEEEEEEEGHTSETEEDKSHTFHIPRPNSTLHPNAANAADLSSYTPKHSVKFSKWQEQKYEEMPAKGPLLKEADSHGNQVMLTPAEKGGLSDFSSEPALYF